In the Arachis hypogaea cultivar Tifrunner chromosome 20, arahy.Tifrunner.gnm2.J5K5, whole genome shotgun sequence genome, TTAGCCTTGCACATACTATTGATCAATGTGGTGTAAGTAACAACATTTGGAGACAGTCCCTTCCTTGCCATCTCGGCATGAAGAACAAGTGCCTGGTGGAAATTCCCTTCTTTACAGTATCCATTAACAAGCGTATTATAAGTCACCTCATCTGGTGCCAAGCCTCTCCTCTCCATCTCCGAAAGCAATTCCCTCGTCTCACTCATCCTCCCCTCACGACACAATCCGTTCATAACAGCATTATATGAAACCAGATTGGCTTCCACGCCCTTCCTTGACATCCCCCTCAACAACTCGAAAGCCTCCCCCACCCTCCTCGCCTTACAACATCCATCTATCAGAGTGTTAAAAGTAACCACATTTGGCAAACACCCACTCCTCTCCATCTCACGCATTACACCAAACCCTTCCTCTAACCTCCCTTCAACAATAAACCCCCTAATCAAAACATTATAAGTATATATATTTGGCGACACACCATTTTGATTCATATCCCTCAACACATACTCTGCATCGCTAACAGACAGCTTAAACCTCATAATAGCATCAAGCACTGTGTTGTACGCTAGCACACTAGGCATAAACCCATGATCTTTTGCCAAATGAATAATGTTCATTGCCTTGTGAGTTAAATTAAGACGAGAGTAAGACTTAACAAGCAAGTCAAAGACCGCAGAGCTGGAGTTGCAGGAGTGATAGGAGTCCCTGAGCTGGTGGAAAACGAGGGATCCCGTGGGGTCGTTTGGGGAAGTGGATAAAATGACTTCCTCAGCAAGGGATTGGGCATGGTTGAAGAGCTTGAACCgggtgagaagatgaagagcaAGACACTTGCAAGGGAGGGTAAGGAAAGGGTGGGGACGAGCCCATTGGAGGAACTTGAGGAGGAGGGTGTGGGGCTTGTGGTGTTGGAGAGTGAGGAGGGCATAGGAGGCAGCATTGGGAGTGAAGTGAGGGGAGAGTGTGGGGAGGCAATGGGGATGACGTTTGAGGTACGTGATGGCCCTGTCGCCTATCAGGGTGTCTGAGGATGAGAAAGGGTTCTGGCTTTTAGGTTTGGGAGAGTCCATTGTGGGTTTTGGATGGTCCATGGGAGCACCGGTGACAGGGTTGGCAAGATGTTAATGCTGCCTGAAAAGAGGATAAAAGAATATGTTTTACTCAGAAATCCATACTCAATCACCCTCTACTCTTCAAAAGTCATACAAATATAAATATCTAACTAGAACTAACACAATTCTCTCTCAAACTAGACTTCAGAGAACCAAATCAGCAAAACTTAGGGGTTGAGAAAGGTTCAGAAAATTGAAGTACCAAAAATCAGAGTATAGGCAACCTCTTAACAGCATCCAATAATTCACACTTCATTATATACTACACATTTACCATGATAGAAAACTAACCTAACAGTTTGGCATAATCATCGTACAAAAATTCAGTAACTACAATTTAAAGCTTAATCCACAAATCATGTATATTGTACTAATTACTTACCATTACTCAATAAATACAATTACAGACACCGGCAACATCTACCAAAGACTGTAAATAAATAACTGAATCAGTAtcaatgagtttttttttttttttttttacctttttaggCTTCTTCTCTTCGCTCTGTTTGTTCCATCAATTACACCATCAGCACACTCGTATACGTCGGCGACAACCGAATCAGAACCGGCGACTTCGGGGATCTCAAGGTGCGGCAACAATAGACGTCGTGCGGCAGTGCACGGCGGATCACGACCGGTGGCAGCTTAGGCAGTTATGGTTCCATTTGGAGGGAAGATGGGAGCAAGGAGCTGGCTTCTCCTGGATCAACTCAACGCGGTTCGATACTGTTGGGCCCAACATGCACTTGGATCATGGTTCTAATTCCATTTAATGGcccatttgaatttttttttttaccaaaataagGAGACTCGAATCTTCGACCTCTTAGCtaagtatggggagactatagTCACTataccatttgaattataactcattggctttCATTATTTTCTTTACTCGACAACCCTATttagaaataaatttaattttaatacacagtTAATATAAAAAAGTTTATCCAATCACATTTAGTTTTATAGATAAGAATTTACAAGATAGacataaaaatagttatttttactaatataataatatataattgaatttatATGTAAAGCTATTCATAGTGTGTTAAAATTAAATCTATActtttatatctatatattataCTATATATAATAGGAAGAGCAATGTTATACAACCAGTAAATATTATGATTTTAAATCAGTATTtatctaataataatttatactcaTATTTATAGAAGTTTATACACGAAAAACATATAGTTTGCACATATGTTTACTAAATTTATACacgtaaattaatataatttgtacctatttttttaagaatttacacacataaattattaaaatatatttgttgaaaaaaaatttaatatttaattatttatactaatcaaataatactaaaattattaaaaacggCTTAACTCCAAGAATTTCTCTGATAAGAATATAGAAGATAATTAGTGTAATTTTTTTCAACAATTCTCTTCATCATAAATGCTGTAACAAAAAATTGTTAATTCTAAGAGTTAAACCTTTGACTTTTCAATTCTAATGTAATATACTTATGATCTTAGATAGgctcaatttttattattattattattattattattattataaaaaagtcAATTAGTAGGCAGTGGCCATTAATATAGTAGTTCTTGTAAAGAACAAAACAATTAGCTATAATTAGAGATAAAATCCCTCAATCATATTCATAACAATAGCAATACATGGTGATGCTAGCACGCAACAATTTTATAATGTTTGCAACGTGCCGCAAATATATGATTACAAATGAAGGTTGACAAAAAAAAAGGGTGCTCTTAATATTCACGTTTGAGACTAAATATCAGCTTCATTAGCTCTCCAAAGCTGTCAAAGTTAGTCTTACTTTTATGCTTCACCACAAGCTGTGACTGTGAGCATTATAACTGCATTGGGAAGAGGAAGTTTCTTCCATATGGCAAAGTTTATCTGCTCATTTCTTTCTTTAGCTTCTAAGGAGGAATGAAAGTTAATTCCTTAAATTTGATACAACTTTTTTGCTCTTATCTGCCAATGAAATGAAAACCTTAACAAGCTCCTCCTTAATCATGAATAGAACAGAAGCTGCAAAAACACTCTGTACTATCTTTGTGCTCATCCCTTTATAAAAACCAGGCAATCCTTCATAACGGATCATTTTCAGTATTGCATCAAAGGTACCTGCATTTGTAACATTAGAAAaggtcaaaagaaaaaaattgaaaggttAAAGTGGTATTGTGGAAAATAACATTATATAAAACAACAATGTAAAAAGTCCAAAGGAAGAGTTGATATTCATGGAATCTATCTAAAGCAAACCTGAGTATCTTAATGAGTTACTAGCACCAATCTCCTGTTTTGCTTGAAGCCTTGACTGCAATATGAAGTTATAAGACTCATTAGGCATATACAAGAGAACTAGATCTGCAAAATAGtcacttcatatatatatatatatatatggttttaCCTTGACAACCAGTAAGGGATATGTTGAAACGGTTGCTCCAAGTTTTGCTAATGCTCCAAGGAGAAAGACCTTGAGAGATGAATGTATGTGTTTAGAAATAAAGAAGAGTCAAATTGAATTTCAACAAATATCACAGAGATCAATGTAATTTTCCATCAAACAAATTAAAAGGGGTTTCTAACTGTGCTCTATACCTCCAATGCAGTTACATTACCCTGCTTCTTAGACGATCGCGCCCTTAGACGCTTTAATGAGCTCTCATAAATCATAAACTGTATTGATGGATTGCAGACCTGTAATTCAAATTCCAACTCttaaaaaggattatatgtcTAAATCTTCTTCATGAACTTAACACATCAATGTAACAGATTATGAGGCTAACCATAATAAGTGCAGGGATGACACCCTTCCAAAATCCAACAATACCAGCTTCGCTATACACTTCATTAGCCTTTCATCCAAAACAAAATCAGCATTATCAAAAGAGAAAACATCTCATGTGACCAGAAATATGACAACTCTAAAATAGCATATACTTTTCTTTCAATACTACAATGACAAATCTAAAATTGAAGTATGTCCTGAATCATTCCCTGACCAATGTGACAACATAAGTGATAATCAAAAGTATAATGTGCAAGAAGAATCCAGAGACTAACTGCATGTATAGTTCCATATGGCCGCGGTTTCTTAGAATCAAGTTCAGCCAATTTCTCTCGTAATATTGAGCCTGCTAAGCTGCTTTCAGAAGCTGCCATCCTCAAGGCCTCTTTCTTTTCCTCCATGATTTTTCTTTCTGCTTGAGTATGTGTCTAGAATCAAACAATAAGTAAATGTCACATCGAAATTGGACCCAAAACATGGTTGCATTGTTTATATAATGCATCATGGAAATTGGACAATGACCATTATTAAGAATTCTAAGTCACCCTATACCACATAACCTAGGAATGCCAATCTTAGATTATAAATCTTAATATGAAAAGCAATCATAATGACATACAAACTCAAAATTGTAGTAAAATATACAGTATTGAATGCGTGGCGCCTACCTGCATACGAGTCACAAGAACCCATATTGGGTTTGTTAGCAGCACATTCAAGGACCTGCAAAATGAGACAATTACAGCAATATAAATAACAATACAAATCAAAGAATCAAAATGAGAGAAAAGTAGAGATAGTATTGTTCACCCAGCAATAGCAGCAACAACAAGCCAACCAAACATTCCAACAGTACCATCTCCATGGCCTTTAAGTTTTCTAGCAGCTGCAATAGCCACTGCCTTGTTCTTGAAAATCTGATAGAAATAATAGTATATTCCCTGACAccatttgaaatagcataattcaGATGAAACCCTAACAATAACAACACAAAATACACAATCATCATATCACAGAACTAAACCTTGAATAACATTGAAATTGATAACCTGTGAAGCAGCAGTTCCAAGCAGAGAAGGCTTAAGGCCACTGTAGAGTCCACCCCAACCCTCACTTCCAATtacctgaccaaaaaaaaaaaaaaatcataaattttataaacaaattaaaacatgATCCGAAATAGGGAAAATAAAAGAGAACAACATAAAAAGaggagaattaaattaaattaaattaacacaTGAAGGATCTGAAGAAGAGTGCCAGGAGCAGAAGTAGTGGTTGTATTGGAGGACTGAAGAAGCAAACTCTGCTTGTTCCTCTTCAGTGTTCTCTCAGTTTGCTGACGCGTGTTTACCTTCAAATTACAATGGAAAATTGGTTagaatactaataaataaataaataaataaataaaattaagaagaagaagaagaagaagaagaagaagaagaagaagaagaagaagaagaagaagaagaggtacCGTTTGAAGAGGATAAGTTATGATTTGAGCAATGATACCGCCACCAGCACCGGCCAAGCCATTTGCTAGTGCGTTTGATTCTGACATGCTGcttctttttcttacttttttttttttttggttcactTCAAAATTCAGAATTTCACATAGATGTGGCAGAAGAAGAACGGATAGAGTAGCTCAGAAACTGAAGCTGAGTGAGTTTTGGTCaattttgtttcttgttaattcCGAAGGTTTTGATTTGATTAGTTAGTACTTAGTTGAATATGCTTATCAAACAGTTATGACTTGTGGTTGTGGTGTAATAACTGCCTCAGCCCTCATGCTTGTTATTTGTTAACCTCATATGGTAGTTATACACTGTTAGAAAGTTAGTTACACTCTATTGACTTGTGTAAATGAAAAGAGTAAGTTCATAATAGGCTGTCAAATGGGTCAGGTTGGACCATTTAGGTCCGGCCATTTAGGTCCATAGGTTAAATAAATTGATCCGTTTAAATTCGCTTTATTTGCAGGTCATTATTTTTCAGTCGGACTCGTTTATGGTCAGTCCAACTGATTAAATAGGCTGGtctatttacctttttattttattttttaaaaaatattttgacaaaaaattatcACTTTTAAATAtactgtattttttttaattgatggaTCGAATTTCCAAGTCGGATTGAAAAAAATATTGGCTAAAAatgttactttttaaaaaaatatataaaaaaaattaacggaCCACCTGTTTAGTATGCAGGCTAGTCCGTTTAACCTGTCATTTTTTTTGGTTAATAGAACTCAGCCTGTTTAGCCCGAAATTTAAACGGACTTAATTTTAAAGGCAATGTCTGCCGATATTATAACAAATATTTTcatgaataattatttattagtgaAAGCTCACGTgcatatttgttaaaaaattgatagttaaaaattgttAGATGATGATTTAGTCAAGTTTATTAGATTATCTAACGATTATCAAATATCATGCGagtttttactttatttattttaagagaaaTCTAAGCCgttaaaattgattttgagagTAAAAAAcacgttaaaatataaaatatattttaaaaataaattaaactatatatatttatacacaaatatatagtatctaattttaataatagcgttttcgaaaattttatacgTAGAAACACAGAGAATTAGGTATTATATTGATTTACCAATAGCATTTTTTCaagttatttttaaattcaaaattactaACTGAATTCAAggttatgattatatatatatatatatatatatatataacatttgcACAGTTTAATTTAGGAGAGTAGATGAAAAAAATGAAGTTATCATCTCTTAATTGATTTAGGAGAGTTTCATTATCATTATGcatatgaaaaaatttaaaaattccaatTAATTATTCCATACTCATTTTTCCGGATAGAATTTTCTCTCTAATGCTTTGCCCCTCTCATTTTATAGTTAGATGTACAAgtacaacaaaaacaaaatttttttggtatCATCTTAGAAAACTTTCCCAACTAATAatttctctttatattttttttggtgactaataatttctctttatatatagttatatttaaacacaattttttttttcgtttttgctTCTAATTCTTAAATCGGTTAATCCTAAACAGATTAATCCCAACTCCCAAACTTCTCTCACCTCAATCTTATATTCTTGAAACACAACCATATTTCTTCTCCTCCAAATTAAACTTCATATACTAGTATCCAGTTTAAAGTATAATTACCTAATGACTCCATTTTCATTTAATCTCCCCACACTATGTGTTTCTAATTTTGTTTCTAGTTATACAATACAGACCAAAACAATTGAAGACTCCTTTATACGATCTACACTGCAGAAAGCAATCTTTTAGCACTCACCATACAATATATCACGCCACAAGGATGAATAATATTTTGAATTCAACtctcaaaataaattattttcaaaaaaataattgacaaattaattcctaatttttttttaaaaaaatcaaataaattaattaaaaatatataatgttacTCTTATTTTTTACAAGCTAATTCGCACATGATTTATttacattatatatttgtatgaatttaaaaaaaatgacattattaaaattaaagtcagaattatttattttcattaatttatattaattttttttttatgcattctGTCAATACCTAGGTCTATACTCCAATAGAGAGGTGGTAA is a window encoding:
- the LOC112782464 gene encoding peroxisomal nicotinamide adenine dinucleotide carrier, whose protein sequence is MSESNALANGLAGAGGGIIAQIITYPLQTVNTRQQTERTLKRNKQSLLLQSSNTTTTSAPGTLLQILHVIGSEGWGGLYSGLKPSLLGTAASQGIYYYFYQIFKNKAVAIAAARKLKGHGDGTVGMFGWLVVAAIAGSLNVLLTNPIWVLVTRMQTHTQAERKIMEEKKEALRMAASESSLAGSILREKLAELDSKKPRPYGTIHAANEVYSEAGIVGFWKGVIPALIMVCNPSIQFMIYESSLKRLRARSSKKQGNVTALEVFLLGALAKLGATVSTYPLLVVKSRLQAKQEIGASNSLRYSGTFDAILKMIRYEGLPGFYKGMSTKIVQSVFAASVLFMIKEELVKVFISLADKSKKVVSNLRN